Proteins found in one Lutimonas zeaxanthinifaciens genomic segment:
- a CDS encoding ABC transporter ATP-binding protein translates to MIEIKNLHKSYPMGEDSLHVLKGLNLHIKEGEFVSIMGSSGSGKSTLLNIVGLLDIHDEGEYYLNGQLIQNLDEKKAAVLRNKFLGFVFQSFNLITYKNALENVALPLYYKGVGRKERQKVAMEYLEKVGLGEWADHLPSELSGGQKQRVAIARALVTNPKVVLADEPTGALDSTTSHSVMELLKEINDEGMTVFVITHEEDIAAETDRIVRLRDGVIISDEVTNRKVKA, encoded by the coding sequence ATGATAGAAATTAAAAATCTTCATAAATCCTACCCAATGGGGGAGGATTCATTACATGTTCTTAAAGGACTGAATTTACATATAAAAGAAGGAGAATTTGTTTCCATTATGGGTTCTTCGGGATCAGGTAAATCAACTTTATTAAACATTGTAGGTTTATTGGATATTCATGACGAAGGTGAGTATTACCTGAATGGACAGTTGATTCAGAATTTAGATGAAAAGAAGGCGGCCGTGCTAAGAAATAAGTTCTTGGGTTTTGTTTTTCAGTCTTTTAACCTTATCACTTACAAAAACGCTCTTGAAAATGTGGCCCTACCACTTTATTACAAAGGAGTAGGCAGGAAAGAAAGACAGAAGGTTGCCATGGAATATTTGGAAAAAGTGGGTCTGGGAGAATGGGCGGATCATTTGCCAAGTGAACTTTCAGGGGGACAGAAACAGAGAGTGGCAATTGCCAGGGCACTGGTTACCAACCCAAAAGTTGTTTTGGCGGATGAACCAACTGGTGCACTGGATTCTACGACGTCCCATTCTGTTATGGAACTTTTAAAAGAGATCAATGACGAAGGAATGACGGTTTTTGTGATCACGCACGAGGAGGATATTGCTGCTGAAACGGACAGAATTGTTCGATTACGTGACGGTGTGATCATCAGTGATGAAGTAACAAATAGAAAAGTAAAGGCATAA
- the sucC gene encoding ADP-forming succinate--CoA ligase subunit beta yields MNLHEYQGKEILNSFGVKIQRGIVADNHKKAVEAAKLLATETGTGWWVIKAQIHAGGRGKGGGVKLAKSLDDVENISKDIIGMMLKTPQTPAEGKKVNQVLIAEDVYYPGDSEPEEYYMSVLLNRATGRNMIMYSTEGGMDIETVAEETPHLIFTEEIDPGTGLLGFQARKIAFNLGLSGKAFKEMVKFVSALYTAYVESDSSLFEINPVLKTSDDMVLAVDAKVTLDNNALYRHKDYLDLRDLREENPIEVEANAVGLNYVDLDGNVGCMVNGAGLAMSTMDLIKQSGGEPANFLDVGGTADAERVETGFRIILKDPKVKAILVNIFGGIVRCDRVAQGIVDAYKNMGDAINVPIIVRLQGTNAVEAKKLIDNSGLDVISVVEFKEAADKVHEVLG; encoded by the coding sequence ATGAACTTACACGAATATCAAGGAAAAGAGATATTAAACAGTTTCGGAGTAAAAATACAACGAGGAATAGTGGCCGACAATCACAAAAAGGCGGTTGAAGCGGCAAAATTACTGGCGACTGAAACCGGCACAGGATGGTGGGTCATAAAAGCTCAGATCCACGCGGGTGGAAGAGGAAAAGGTGGAGGTGTAAAACTAGCCAAGAGTCTTGATGATGTAGAAAACATATCAAAAGACATAATTGGAATGATGTTAAAAACCCCTCAAACTCCGGCGGAAGGAAAAAAAGTGAACCAGGTATTGATTGCAGAGGATGTTTATTATCCCGGAGACAGTGAACCCGAAGAGTATTACATGTCTGTTTTGCTCAACAGGGCAACAGGTAGAAATATGATCATGTATTCCACAGAAGGAGGTATGGATATAGAAACAGTTGCAGAGGAAACTCCCCATTTGATATTTACGGAAGAAATTGATCCCGGAACAGGATTACTGGGATTCCAGGCTCGTAAAATTGCTTTTAACTTAGGATTATCAGGTAAGGCTTTTAAAGAAATGGTAAAATTTGTTTCGGCACTTTACACGGCCTATGTTGAATCTGATTCCTCATTATTTGAGATTAACCCGGTATTAAAAACCTCAGATGATATGGTACTGGCCGTTGATGCCAAGGTAACCCTGGATAACAACGCTCTGTACAGGCATAAGGACTATCTTGACCTGAGAGATTTAAGAGAAGAGAATCCTATTGAGGTTGAGGCCAATGCTGTAGGATTGAATTATGTAGATCTGGATGGAAACGTTGGATGTATGGTTAATGGGGCCGGGCTTGCCATGAGTACCATGGACCTGATCAAACAATCGGGAGGCGAACCCGCGAACTTTTTGGATGTTGGAGGAACAGCGGATGCTGAAAGAGTTGAAACGGGATTCCGTATCATTCTCAAAGATCCAAAGGTAAAAGCCATTTTGGTTAATATTTTCGGAGGGATTGTCCGGTGTGACAGAGTTGCCCAAGGGATTGTCGATGCCTATAAAAATATGGGAGATGCCATCAATGTTCCCATTATTGTTCGACTGCAGGGGACAAACGCTGTTGAGGCCAAAAAATTAATCGATAACAGTGGCCTTGACGTGATATCAGTTGTCGAATTTAAAGAGGCCGCTGACAAGGTACATGAGGTTCTGGGATAG
- a CDS encoding ABC transporter permease, which yields MFDLDRWREIFQTLGKNKLRTILSGFTIAFAILLFTLLFGIGNGLKHFFEEAFAGDAVNSVYINSGITTKPYKGLQSGRKIQFRNDDTKFINEEFEEEIAFFSPNIQRFNVLTVYRGNQNNYTVRGVYPDYLPLESAVIEKGRFLSVMDLKKRAKVVAIGRLVEEDLFGNRSAMGKDISIGGISYKVIGVFSDPGGDRDERFIYTPFTTAQGMYRENDELDYFGLTYNPKLNVDQALQFTNVLTRILKEKHSIDPRDQGALRVRNYAEGTRNVQQFILVLNIIILFIGIGTLIAGIIGISNIMVYIVKERTKELGIRKALGATPGSIVSMIMQESIFVTAIAGYVGLMIGVLVLRGIGDSLEKYFIVNPSVETYVVVGATVVLIIAGTIAGYIPAKRAARIKPIVALNDE from the coding sequence ATGTTTGATTTAGATCGTTGGAGAGAAATATTTCAAACTTTAGGCAAGAACAAGCTTCGAACTATCTTGTCAGGTTTTACTATTGCGTTTGCTATTCTATTATTTACCCTGCTATTTGGTATAGGTAACGGGCTGAAACATTTTTTTGAAGAAGCCTTTGCAGGAGATGCCGTTAATTCTGTTTATATCAACTCCGGTATTACCACAAAGCCTTATAAAGGGCTTCAAAGTGGACGCAAAATTCAATTCCGGAACGATGACACAAAATTTATCAATGAAGAATTTGAAGAAGAAATAGCTTTTTTCAGTCCTAATATTCAGCGGTTTAATGTTTTGACCGTTTATCGTGGTAATCAAAACAATTACACGGTAAGGGGAGTTTATCCCGATTATTTGCCGCTGGAATCTGCTGTTATCGAAAAGGGACGTTTTTTAAGTGTAATGGATCTGAAAAAGAGGGCTAAGGTGGTTGCCATTGGGCGGCTCGTTGAAGAGGACCTTTTTGGAAATAGAAGTGCGATGGGTAAGGACATCAGCATTGGTGGTATATCTTACAAAGTTATTGGTGTATTTAGTGATCCGGGTGGAGATCGTGATGAACGATTTATTTACACTCCGTTTACTACGGCCCAGGGAATGTACCGAGAGAACGATGAACTAGACTATTTTGGGCTTACCTATAACCCGAAGTTAAATGTTGATCAGGCACTGCAGTTTACCAATGTGCTTACCCGGATTTTAAAAGAAAAGCATAGCATTGATCCAAGAGATCAGGGAGCGCTTAGAGTTCGTAATTATGCAGAGGGAACAAGAAACGTCCAGCAATTTATTCTGGTATTGAATATTATCATTCTTTTTATTGGTATTGGAACACTGATTGCCGGGATTATAGGTATCAGTAACATCATGGTATATATCGTAAAGGAAAGGACAAAAGAACTTGGAATCAGAAAGGCGCTTGGTGCAACACCAGGTTCCATAGTATCCATGATCATGCAGGAATCCATATTTGTTACCGCCATTGCCGGCTATGTTGGATTGATGATTGGAGTTTTAGTTTTAAGAGGTATAGGTGATAGTCTTGAAAAATATTTTATCGTTAATCCAAGTGTCGAAACCTATGTTGTAGTTGGCGCGACTGTAGTTTTAATTATTGCCGGTACAATTGCGGGATATATTCCGGCAAAAAGAGCAGCGAGAATTAAACCAATCGTGGCATTGAACGACGAGTAA
- a CDS encoding efflux RND transporter periplasmic adaptor subunit, translated as MKKKLIFGSIIIALIAVLVWLGKKNSKSPIEYETEKPFKTNIVRKTVATGKVIPLEEVEIKPQITGIIEKIYVEEGAKLQKGDLIAKVRVIPNEQALANAQGRVRKAELAVNNTKIIYDRNKKLHDSGVISQGEFEVFQLNYDQAKQDLVNAENDFQIIKKGYTGQGGSANTNIRATTSGMILEIPVKEGYQVIQSNNFNAGTTIASIADMTKMIFEGKVDEAEVGKLNEGIEIEVGLGAIEKKKFPAKLNFIAPKGTEENGAVQFKIKADVTLDEQYFVRAGYSANADIVLEKKDSVLSIKESLLQFDKKTEEPYVEIKTGDQEFERKDLELGISDGINVEIVSGITEEDEIKIWNKTRKEDKDERG; from the coding sequence ATGAAAAAAAAGTTAATATTTGGAAGTATTATTATAGCCTTAATCGCTGTTCTTGTTTGGCTTGGAAAAAAGAACAGTAAATCTCCTATTGAATATGAAACTGAAAAACCTTTCAAAACAAATATTGTCAGAAAAACGGTGGCAACAGGGAAAGTGATTCCATTGGAAGAAGTTGAGATCAAACCTCAGATTACAGGGATAATTGAAAAAATATATGTTGAAGAGGGAGCAAAACTCCAAAAAGGCGATCTTATTGCAAAAGTAAGGGTAATCCCAAATGAGCAGGCTCTTGCTAATGCACAAGGACGTGTTAGAAAAGCTGAACTTGCTGTGAATAACACAAAAATCATTTATGATCGTAATAAGAAATTGCATGATAGCGGGGTAATTTCTCAGGGTGAATTCGAGGTGTTTCAACTTAATTATGATCAAGCAAAACAAGATCTTGTAAATGCCGAAAATGATTTCCAGATCATCAAAAAAGGATATACAGGGCAAGGAGGATCGGCCAATACGAATATCAGGGCCACAACTTCTGGAATGATTTTGGAGATTCCTGTTAAAGAAGGATATCAGGTGATTCAAAGTAATAATTTTAATGCGGGTACGACAATTGCGTCAATTGCCGATATGACCAAGATGATTTTTGAAGGAAAGGTCGATGAAGCAGAGGTAGGAAAATTGAATGAAGGTATTGAGATTGAAGTAGGTCTCGGGGCTATCGAAAAGAAAAAATTTCCGGCTAAATTGAATTTTATCGCTCCAAAAGGCACCGAAGAAAACGGGGCAGTACAATTCAAAATAAAGGCAGATGTTACCTTAGACGAGCAGTACTTTGTTAGAGCAGGTTACAGTGCCAATGCCGATATTGTTCTTGAAAAGAAAGACAGTGTATTATCGATCAAAGAATCCTTATTGCAATTCGATAAAAAGACAGAGGAGCCGTATGTTGAAATAAAAACCGGTGACCAGGAATTTGAAAGAAAGGATCTTGAGTTAGGAATATCTGATGGAATTAATGTAGAAATAGTATCAGGAATAACCGAAGAGGATGAGATTAAAATCTGGAATAAAACAAGAAAGGAAGATAAAGACGAGAGAGGATAA
- a CDS encoding thiol-disulfide oxidoreductase DCC family protein codes for MPDTTRKPVIFFDGICNLCNGSVTFILKNESSPQFLFASLQSDAAKNILLQYNIKNIEPTSILLLSNNKVYDKSEAILEICRGLDRPWNMITVFKYLPVSIRDGIYQFVARNRYRWFGKKDSCTMEIKKYKSRFLR; via the coding sequence ATGCCAGATACAACACGAAAACCTGTAATATTTTTCGACGGAATATGCAATTTGTGCAACGGATCTGTAACGTTTATTTTAAAAAATGAATCCAGTCCTCAGTTCCTATTCGCTTCCTTACAATCAGACGCTGCAAAAAATATTTTGTTACAGTATAACATAAAAAATATTGAACCTACCTCTATCCTGCTTTTATCAAATAATAAAGTCTATGACAAATCAGAAGCAATTTTGGAAATCTGCAGAGGTCTTGACAGGCCATGGAACATGATTACCGTTTTTAAATATCTCCCCGTTTCTATTCGGGACGGCATCTATCAATTCGTTGCCAGAAATCGATATCGATGGTTCGGAAAAAAAGATTCCTGTACGATGGAAATAAAAAAATACAAAAGCAGATTCCTCCGTTGA
- a CDS encoding sterol desaturase family protein, translated as MEPKVTTEHHRGSATIFKNPFLESLTKTSLRQNIIVYGLVVLLLIYNGIFIQNIPVLTFTGLFVFALFFWTFAEYMLHRYLFHWISENKFVQRFHFIMHGSHHLYPRDTERLLMPPVPGLIMASILFVIFYAIFSILGQSVYTWGFFPGFFLGYLLYSFLHRATHVVKPPKRFKFLWKHHSLHHYKYPDKAFGVSNTLWDHVFGTMPPKKYYK; from the coding sequence ATGGAACCAAAAGTAACTACTGAACATCACAGAGGATCTGCCACTATTTTTAAAAATCCTTTTTTGGAAAGCCTTACCAAAACCTCTTTAAGGCAGAATATCATCGTTTATGGCCTGGTTGTTTTACTGTTAATTTATAATGGAATCTTTATCCAGAATATTCCTGTGTTGACATTTACCGGATTATTTGTTTTTGCTCTTTTCTTCTGGACCTTTGCAGAATACATGTTACACCGTTACCTGTTCCACTGGATATCTGAGAATAAATTTGTTCAGCGTTTTCATTTTATAATGCATGGATCGCATCACCTTTACCCAAGAGATACAGAAAGGTTATTAATGCCACCTGTTCCCGGCCTTATCATGGCATCGATATTATTTGTTATTTTTTACGCTATTTTTAGCATCTTGGGCCAATCCGTGTATACATGGGGATTCTTTCCCGGATTCTTTCTTGGTTATTTATTGTATTCATTTCTGCACAGAGCCACACATGTGGTGAAACCACCCAAACGATTTAAATTTCTTTGGAAGCATCACAGTTTACATCATTACAAGTATCCTGATAAAGCATTTGGTGTTTCAAATACATTATGGGACCATGTTTTTGGTACCATGCCTCCTAAAAAATATTATAAATGA
- a CDS encoding ABC transporter permease — MKFIFDRDTWQEIYGSIRKNKMRASITIIGVMWGIFLLIVLLGAARGMENNFNRLFGDFATNSVFVWAQSTSMPFKGFQEGKNIRLKLTDADHIMSEIEGLEFVVPRHQRQSPATNNFKTGSFGIYGDYPELDRVEKKDMVYGRFINDSDIEEKKKVCVIEEEIFKQLFDKDEYPIGQYIKINDVNYKVVGMYKQGQVRMGGPQGAIHIPFTTFQQVYNTGNTMGWMMITGKPGYEIKQIEADVKLLLKNLHKVHPNDNRAFGSFNLGNEIKKFTGFLTGMQFLTWFVGIATLIAGVFAIGNILLITVKERTKEIGIRRALGAKPWEIKRHIMLESVFLTSLAGALGIIFGGIILMIIDSTMGKGPDSALTNPTVDIPVILIAVSTLIILGTLIGMIPAQVAVSIKPIDALRDE, encoded by the coding sequence ATGAAATTTATATTTGACAGAGATACATGGCAGGAAATATACGGCAGTATTCGTAAGAATAAAATGCGTGCATCCATAACAATTATTGGTGTTATGTGGGGTATATTCCTTTTAATCGTTTTATTGGGTGCAGCACGTGGTATGGAAAACAATTTTAACAGATTGTTTGGAGATTTTGCAACAAATAGTGTGTTTGTTTGGGCCCAGTCAACCAGCATGCCTTTCAAAGGATTTCAGGAAGGAAAAAATATTAGATTAAAACTTACGGATGCAGATCATATCATGAGTGAGATTGAAGGTCTTGAATTTGTAGTGCCCAGGCATCAAAGACAATCACCGGCCACAAATAATTTCAAAACGGGTTCTTTTGGAATCTATGGAGACTATCCTGAATTGGATCGAGTAGAAAAAAAGGATATGGTTTACGGAAGGTTCATTAATGACTCAGACATAGAAGAAAAGAAAAAGGTTTGTGTTATCGAGGAGGAAATTTTTAAGCAATTATTTGATAAAGATGAGTACCCTATCGGTCAGTATATCAAAATAAACGATGTAAATTATAAGGTTGTTGGAATGTATAAACAGGGACAGGTTAGGATGGGCGGCCCCCAGGGAGCCATTCATATTCCTTTTACAACTTTTCAACAGGTTTACAATACGGGGAATACCATGGGCTGGATGATGATTACGGGTAAACCAGGTTACGAAATTAAACAGATCGAAGCCGACGTAAAACTGCTTTTAAAGAATTTGCATAAAGTCCATCCAAATGATAACAGGGCTTTTGGTAGTTTCAACCTTGGAAATGAAATAAAGAAATTCACTGGGTTTTTAACAGGAATGCAATTTCTGACCTGGTTTGTGGGTATTGCCACTTTGATTGCTGGGGTTTTTGCAATTGGAAATATTCTCCTGATCACGGTAAAAGAAAGAACCAAAGAAATTGGTATCAGAAGGGCCCTGGGAGCAAAACCCTGGGAAATAAAAAGACATATTATGCTGGAATCGGTCTTTTTGACCAGTCTTGCGGGGGCTTTGGGAATAATTTTTGGTGGAATTATTTTAATGATCATTGACTCCACCATGGGTAAAGGACCGGATTCTGCCTTAACCAATCCTACTGTTGATATTCCGGTTATTTTAATTGCGGTCTCCACCTTAATAATTTTAGGAACACTAATTGGAATGATTCCGGCACAGGTAGCTGTTAGTATTAAGCCAATTGATGCCTTAAGAGATGAATAA
- a CDS encoding DUF2911 domain-containing protein: MKNLNTTGIILILLMGLMVKQEIKAQSFNDPDNNPHDIVYYRPSEQTRPQIKVVYGRPAAHDNEVFGTQIPFGQIWKTGSNESTEIKFYCDVMFGNKFVKAGTYSLYTIPNKDYWIVILNGKTDTYGAHFYDPKYNVATIEVPAVKGQKMENFSIGFHSKSYGTQMVLAWAETRVRIPLYTEERLISKI, encoded by the coding sequence ATGAAAAATTTGAACACAACCGGAATTATATTGATCCTTTTGATGGGATTAATGGTCAAACAGGAAATAAAGGCTCAAAGCTTTAATGATCCGGATAATAACCCACATGACATAGTCTATTACAGACCTTCGGAACAAACCAGACCACAAATCAAGGTCGTTTACGGGAGACCGGCTGCTCATGATAATGAAGTATTCGGTACTCAGATTCCATTTGGGCAAATTTGGAAAACCGGTAGCAACGAGTCTACGGAGATAAAGTTTTACTGTGATGTAATGTTTGGCAATAAGTTTGTAAAAGCGGGTACATACTCATTGTATACAATACCGAACAAGGATTACTGGATTGTAATATTGAATGGTAAAACCGATACATACGGGGCACATTTTTATGATCCTAAATATAACGTTGCCACGATCGAAGTTCCTGCCGTCAAGGGACAGAAAATGGAAAACTTTTCTATAGGATTCCATTCAAAAAGTTATGGAACTCAAATGGTTTTGGCCTGGGCTGAAACAAGAGTCAGAATTCCACTTTATACTGAAGAAAGACTCATTTCAAAAATTTAA
- a CDS encoding 3-hydroxybutyryl-CoA dehydrogenase: MKNVTVIGAGTMGNGIAHVFAQNNFEVNLIDISEKALENALHTIERNLDRLVSKDKISAEVKEGTLKRIKTFTSIEEGVQSADLVVEAATENVELKKKIFQQMDDLSPADAILATNTSSISITEIAAVTKRSDKIIGMHFMNPVPIMKLVEVIRGYSTSDQVTQVIMELSKKLNKVPVEVNDYPGFIANRILMPMINEAVYSLFEGVAGVSEIDTVMKLGMAHPMGPLQLADFIGLDVCLSILKVLHGGFGNPKYAPCPLLVNMVAAGKLGVKSGEGFYDYSESRKAEKISKQFS; encoded by the coding sequence ATGAAAAATGTAACAGTAATTGGTGCCGGAACCATGGGAAATGGTATTGCCCATGTTTTCGCCCAGAATAATTTTGAGGTCAATCTTATAGATATTTCTGAAAAGGCTTTGGAAAATGCCTTACATACTATTGAAAGGAATTTGGACCGTTTGGTCTCTAAAGATAAAATAAGTGCTGAAGTTAAAGAAGGTACTTTAAAAAGGATTAAAACCTTTACCTCGATTGAAGAAGGAGTTCAGTCAGCAGATCTGGTAGTGGAAGCTGCTACTGAAAACGTTGAATTGAAGAAAAAGATTTTTCAGCAAATGGACGACCTTTCTCCTGCAGACGCAATTTTGGCCACAAACACCTCTTCCATTTCAATTACAGAAATCGCCGCTGTAACAAAACGGTCCGACAAGATCATAGGAATGCATTTTATGAATCCTGTACCCATTATGAAACTTGTGGAAGTCATCAGAGGTTATTCCACTTCCGACCAGGTAACTCAAGTGATCATGGAACTATCCAAAAAGCTCAACAAGGTTCCGGTTGAAGTAAATGATTACCCGGGTTTTATTGCAAACAGAATACTAATGCCAATGATTAATGAGGCCGTTTATTCACTGTTTGAAGGTGTTGCCGGAGTATCTGAAATTGATACAGTCATGAAATTAGGTATGGCTCACCCTATGGGACCCTTGCAGTTGGCGGATTTCATAGGCCTGGATGTATGTTTATCTATTCTTAAAGTGCTGCATGGCGGTTTTGGAAACCCAAAATACGCACCCTGCCCGTTACTTGTAAATATGGTCGCCGCTGGTAAACTGGGCGTGAAATCAGGAGAAGGTTTTTACGATTATTCCGAAAGCAGAAAAGCTGAAAAAATCTCTAAACAATTTTCATAA